One genomic segment of Pongo abelii isolate AG06213 chromosome 13, NHGRI_mPonAbe1-v2.0_pri, whole genome shotgun sequence includes these proteins:
- the FKTN gene encoding trimeric intracellular cation channel type B (The RefSeq protein has 2 substitutions compared to this genomic sequence), translating to MDSPWDELALAISRTSMFPFFDIAHYLVSVMAVKRQPGAAALAWKNPISSWFTAMLH from the exons ATGGATTCTCCATGGGACGAGTTGGCTCTGGCCTTCTCCCGCACGtcgatgtttcctttttttgacaTCGCGCACTATCTGGTGTCAGTGATGGCGGTGAAACGTCAGCCGG GAGCAGCTGCATTGGCATGGAAGAATCCTATTTCAAGCTGGTTTACTGCTAT CCTCCATTGA